In Primulina huaijiensis isolate GDHJ02 chromosome 6, ASM1229523v2, whole genome shotgun sequence, a single window of DNA contains:
- the LOC140978899 gene encoding secreted RxLR effector protein 161-like: MDNCSPASTPMSSSIKLDKGEWGISVDTKIYRGLIGSLLYLTASRPDIMFAVCLCAQFQAKPMQSHFIAAKRILKYLKETANVGLWYPKDSSLGLVGYSNADYAGCKFDRKSTSGSCQFLGERLISWLSKKQTSIATSTAEAEYLASALYIPNFIINRHRPAAQPNCQPTSGGA; encoded by the exons ATGGACAATTGCTCTCCAGCTTCCACCCCAATGAGCTCATCAATCAAGTTGGATAAAGGCGAATGGGGAATCTCTGTTGACACAAAAATATACAGAGGGTTAATTGGTTCTCTGCTATATCTGACTGCCAGCCGACCGGACATTATGTTTGCGGTTTGTTTATGTGCACAGTTTCAAGCTAAACCAATGCAATCTCACTTTATTGCAGCTAAACGTattcttaaatatcttaaagaaaCTGCTAATGTAGGTCTTTGGTATCCCAAAGATTCAAGTCTTGGTCTTGTAGGTTACTCAAATGCAGATTATGCGGGGTGCAAATTCGATAGAAAGAGTACAAGCGGTTCGTGTCAATTTTTAGGCGAGCGGTTGATATCATGGCTTAGTAAGAAGCAAACGTCAATTGCTACATCAACcgctgaagcagaatatcttgcg TCGGCGTTGTACATCCCCAACTTCATCATCAACCGCCATCGACCAGCTGCACAACCAAACTGTCAGCCTACCAGTGGTGGTGCGTAA